Proteins co-encoded in one Corynebacterium lujinxingii genomic window:
- a CDS encoding phage tail tube protein, giving the protein MADFKVDLTDPNFNAQLVSLGVTGTIHYAPYGTDAPEGLEAYEAPYVNLGWISDEGLTEAISRESNSFTPWQSNSPVREAASSEEFTFSAVLWTIGGLATAMRYGVPESEMDYNSDGKFAEFTQGGDLPAEFRYGLGFDILDGSKHRRFLLPAASAIDPSDVTYQKGDLIGYPMTWRANVDNKLGYSILRRFKEGWRPGYVGADGNDDLKVRDLGDWSKRSASSPADSGTASRTSGSTTSGGSTATTGDTGTA; this is encoded by the coding sequence ATGGCGGATTTCAAGGTCGATCTGACCGACCCGAACTTCAATGCTCAGCTGGTCTCGCTCGGCGTGACCGGCACCATCCACTACGCGCCGTATGGCACCGACGCTCCGGAGGGGCTGGAAGCCTACGAGGCGCCCTATGTCAACCTGGGGTGGATCTCCGACGAGGGCCTGACCGAGGCCATCTCTCGCGAGTCCAACTCCTTTACCCCGTGGCAGTCCAACTCGCCGGTGCGCGAGGCGGCGTCCTCCGAGGAGTTCACGTTCTCCGCGGTGCTGTGGACGATCGGCGGTCTCGCCACCGCGATGCGCTACGGCGTGCCGGAATCCGAGATGGACTACAACTCCGACGGCAAGTTTGCGGAATTCACCCAGGGCGGCGATCTGCCCGCAGAATTCCGCTACGGCCTCGGCTTCGACATTCTCGATGGCTCGAAGCACCGCCGCTTCCTCTTGCCGGCGGCGTCTGCGATTGACCCGTCGGACGTGACCTACCAGAAGGGCGACCTGATCGGCTACCCGATGACGTGGCGCGCCAACGTCGACAACAAGCTCGGCTACTCGATCCTGCGCCGCTTCAAGGAAGGGTGGCGTCCGGGCTATGTCGGCGCCGATGGCAACGACGACCTGAAGGTGCGCGATCTGGGCGACTGGTCCAAGCGCTCCGCCTCCTCGCCGGCTGATTCCGGCACCGCATCGCGTACCTCCGGCAGCACCACCTCCGGCGGGTCTACTGCGACCACCGGCGATACCGGCACCGCCTAA